From the genome of Gopherus evgoodei ecotype Sinaloan lineage chromosome 5, rGopEvg1_v1.p, whole genome shotgun sequence, one region includes:
- the NUDT6 gene encoding nucleoside diphosphate-linked moiety X motif 6 isoform X2, translated as MEIPGGLSDPGEDIGNTAVREVFEETGIKSEFKSLLSIRQQHRHPGAFGISDMYIICRLQPSSFNISFCQQECLRCEWMDLEELAKTKDTTPITSNVAKLLLYGYREGFDKIDITMREFPAVYTGLFYKLYHRELPDTYKT; from the exons ATGGAAATTCCAGGAGGCCTGTCAGACCCAGGTGAAGACATTG GAAACACAGCAGTTCGAGAGGTTTTTGAAGAGACTGGCATTAAGTCAGAGTTCAAGTCCCTCTTAAGCATAAGGCAGCAACATAGGCACCCCGGAGCCTTTGGGATATCAGATATGTATATCATCTGTCGCCTGCAGCCTTCCTCATTCAACATCAGCTTCTGCCAGCAGGAATGCTTGAGGTGCGAATGGATGGATCTTGAGGAACTTGCCAAGACTAAAGACACTACTCCCATCACCAGCAATGTAGCTAAACTGCTACTTTATGGATACAGAGAAGGGTTTGATAAGATTGATATAACCATGAGAGAATTTCCAGCTGTTTACACAGGCCTATTTTATAAGCTGTACCATAGGGAGCTGCCAGATACTTATAAAACATGA